From Petrotoga mexicana DSM 14811:
GAAATTGCTTTGAGCAATATTGGATTTATTTACCAAGAAAAAGGAGATTTGGAGAATGCACTGAAATACCTTAAGGACGCTCTTAATATTATTGATAAATATAAATTTGTAGATGGACGTGATGTCATTCAGAACGAAATCAACTCAATAACTAATGAGTTAGAAGAAAATTGAAAAAGAGCAAAATATATGAACAAAGGTGGCACCGAAAGCAGGGGGAAAGGGGGGCTAATAAAAATACTTTTCCCCATATGGGTGTCCAGCAGGGGAAGGGAGCTATAAAGTTCATTATACTTTATTTAGAAGAAATGGGGGTGCCAAGAATGTTTGAGGAAGTAGGAAAGTTAGCAAAAAGTATGATGGAAATTAAATACACTCCCATTGGTTTATCGGTTGTTAGGTTAATAAAAGTAGAAAAGAATATGCCGGAAATTCAAAATGTAGAAATAATTGATGGTACCCCTG
This genomic window contains:
- a CDS encoding TrmO family methyltransferase domain-containing protein, whose product is MFEEVGKLAKSMMEIKYTPIGLSVVRLIKVEKNMPEIQNVEIIDGTPVLDIKPYVPEFTTNDGIKIGWLEKNVHKLQQSKDDGRFS